ATCAGAAGAAAAAGCGCTTGAGGTAATTCAGACGGGGGCAGAGGAATTTGTACAAGACCTTTTGGCATTGCCAAAGCCTAAAAGCAAGATTCACGCACCTGGATACACACATCTAGTAAGCACTTTTGCATGGAGAAAAAACGGCTCTGAAATTGAAGTTGGTTGGGGCAAGCATTACGGCCCAATGGTGGAACGCGGAACAAAAAACATGTCTGCACATGCTCATTTAGCCCCATTATTCAACACAAATAAAGAGAAGTATTACAAATTAATGATTCATAAATTAAAGTTCGATTAAGGAGGAAAATCATGAGCATTTCAACAAAAAAACCTGCAATCAAAGAAACGGTTGGGGCACAATATGTGTGCTTCAACAAAATGGATGAAAACAACGATTTTACAACCACATTTGAAGATAGTGTGGAAAAAACAGAGGTTGTAAAATCTGTAAAAATCACGGAGAATGCCGAAACTTCAAATACATACGCATCTGGAAAAGTGTATGATTCCGACACCGCAACATCAACCATCGACATCGAGACAGAAGTCATCGCTTTCCCGGATGATACATTGGCAAAAATGCGAGGAGATAATGTCAATGAGGGTGGTTTAATTTTATCAGGTGGAAACCGGGTAAGACCATTTTTCGCATATGGAAAAGTCGTTAAGTTAAAAGGCGGAAAAGTACGGTACGACTGGTACCCAAAATGCAAGCTTTCTGAAAATTCGGATGATACTTCTACTAAGGAAGAT
This genomic window from Roseburia sp. 831b contains:
- a CDS encoding major tail protein: MSISTKKPAIKETVGAQYVCFNKMDENNDFTTTFEDSVEKTEVVKSVKITENAETSNTYASGKVYDSDTATSTIDIETEVIAFPDDTLAKMRGDNVNEGGLILSGGNRVRPFFAYGKVVKLKGGKVRYDWYPKCKLSENSDDTSTKEDKASEQTDTIKITAYPFNSDGDIVAKVSSDVNFPENLTEDKFFGQVIMTQADLTKVTTP
- a CDS encoding HK97-gp10 family putative phage morphogenesis protein; the encoded protein is MSRHDEEISFFDSGLDDFQKMIEEYSKTVSEEKALEVIQTGAEEFVQDLLALPKPKSKIHAPGYTHLVSTFAWRKNGSEIEVGWGKHYGPMVERGTKNMSAHAHLAPLFNTNKEKYYKLMIHKLKFD